In Erigeron canadensis isolate Cc75 chromosome 7, C_canadensis_v1, whole genome shotgun sequence, one DNA window encodes the following:
- the LOC122606586 gene encoding uncharacterized protein LOC122606586 has translation MALLVNGNGSAIQKEEELSGFIFMCSGVTKPQCYLNRVFGLPAARREVVEKIKPGTKLFLFDFDAKLLYGVYEATSKGGVNLQPSAFGGRFPAQVQFKICNDCIPLPMSSFRTAIKDNYQGSKFTPELNAQQVRDLLLLFKPIVAPSTASPHPAVAYSAPETQMLALAPNTALRPWMQPQALYGVSGPRMPPPASNGRINPSLIRYSQNRYRPYQVGPLHNRSLRITQPQLILKNELNPHLHRPHPYTPHQAPPAPVNPYQFPENRPTYLSNELYSRYLTTPVVDPHDQRVGLDGGYSGQVIQPVYNHVDGYPQGHNAYTPKPSYVSPQGPHLSTQPPYSAPIYTQLQSVPAKGPEVVGSSMPVSNS, from the exons ATGGCCCTTCTTGTTAATGGCAATGGATCTGCTATCCAGAAAGAAGAGGAGTTATCTGGTTTCATATTCATGTGCAGTGGAGTGACAAAACCTCAGTGTTACCTAAATCGTGTTTTTGGGCTTCCTGCGGCAAGAAGGGAAGTTGTTGAGAAGATCAAACCGGGTACCAAGTTGTTTCTGTTCGATTTTGATGCGAAGCTTCTCTATGGTGTGTATGAGGCCACTTCCAAGGGAGGGGTGAACTTGCAACCGTCTGCTTTTGGGGGAAGGTTTCCAGCGCAG GTGCAATTTAAAATTTGCAACGATTGTATTCCACTGCCCATGAGTTCTTTCAGAACTGCTATCAAAGACAATTATCAAGGCTCCAAATTTACACCAGAACTTAATGCCCAGCAG GTGAGAGACCTTCTGTTGCTGTTTAAGCCCATTGTTGCACCATCGACTGCTTCACCACACCCTGCAGTAGCTTATTCTGCACCCGAAACACAGATGCTAGCTTTAGCACCAAATACTGCACTCAGACCATGGATGCAACCTCAAGCACTTTATGGTGTATCGGGACCAAGGATGCCGCCTCCAGCAAGTAATGGAAGGATTAACCCTTCATTAATCCGATATTCACAGAATCGCTATCGACCTTACCAGGTTGGACCATTACATAATCGTTCACTACGAATAACGCAGCCTCAGCTTATTCTGAAAAATGAGCTAAATCCACATTTACACCGTCCCCATCCATATACCCCTCATCAAGCCCCTCCAGCCCCTGTTAATCCATATCAATTTCCAGAGAATCGACCAACGTACCTCTCTAATGAACTATATTCAAG GTATTTGACAACGCCTGTGGTGGATCCACATGATCAAAGAGTTGGCTTGGATGGTGGATACAGTGGTCAAGTCATACAACCCGTTTACAATCATGTTGATGGTTATCCTCAGGGTCACAACGCCTACACCCCAAAACCTTCTTATGTTTCTCCACAAGGACCACATCTGTCGACTCAACCTCCTTACAGTGCCCCAATATACACGCAATTACAGTCTGTGCCTGCTAAAGGACCTGAGGTGGTCGGTTCAAGTATGCCCGTCTCAAATTCTTAA